One region of Miscanthus floridulus cultivar M001 chromosome 19, ASM1932011v1, whole genome shotgun sequence genomic DNA includes:
- the LOC136525628 gene encoding uncharacterized protein translates to MDDREWMYTGHRSKVDFTKEWMCKTDEFLESAFGEAGGRPIKALCPCSKCANRKRQNKVNVGKHLVNNGFTPNYTRWVHHGEGHRMREEVVRPRLEGFDDDAGVADMLDDTSSTPTLSQIRAQSTSASPAIRPRPTTASHLVNELQAQLLEERRFREEMEARAVEEREAQRQRIEELVGFMSTLGAAMGRTMPASLVLLLPQAATPVSTNILLIMFQPDIGHTRKNMQS, encoded by the exons atggatgaccgtgagtggatgtacacgggccacagAAGCAAGGTTGATTTCACCAAAGAATGGATGTGCAAAACGGATGAGTTCTTGGAGTCAGCTTTTGGCGAGGCTGGTGGCAGACCTATTAAagctttgtgtccctgcagcaaatgtgcaaatagAAAAAGGCAAAACAAGGTGAATGTGGGTAAACATCTAGTGAATAATGGGTTCACGccgaactatacccggtgggtccaccatggtgaaggccatcgtatgagagaggaggtagtGAGACCACGTCTGGAGGGTttcgatgatgatgccggggtagcggacatgttagatg ACACGTCCTCTACTCCcaccctctcccagatccgagcacagagcacgagcgCAAGCCCGGCCATACGTCCACGGCCAACCACTGCTTCGCACCTTGTCAACGAACTCCAG GCCCAACTGCTAGAAGAAAGGAGGTTTCGCGAGGAGATGGAAGCGAGGGCGGTGGAAGAGCGGGAGGCCCAACGACAGAGGATAGAGGAGCTAGTGGGGTTCATGTCCACTCTTGGCGCCGCTATGGGGCGAACCATGCCAGCTAGCCTAGTCTTGCTACTTCCTcaagcagctactcctgtgagtaccaATATATTACTTATTATGTTCCAACCTGACATAGGGCACACTAGAAAAAATATGCAATCTTAA
- the LOC136525629 gene encoding uncharacterized protein: MEALRNALLSELASRAVSFLVSTCGSRLMPVPATVRKREEERLMHRLRLLLLRSATIVEEAEGRRVTNRGVLRQLRVLSDTMVRGHYVLDTARYGAGGGDRRHEDGSEEVVSAFAPSRFTPAKRASCESSSETTATAGPARRRDTSLQLQRMVRSLEAIIADAKELVVLPAACPPVSFRQPYSVHLFLDKCMFGRHAERDQVLEFLLQAEPPVLVTAANPAPGVLPIVGPAFIGKSTLVEHVCNDDRVRSHFSLILLHAAAGSAGLGGVGTMATLRDNCATKHQSNTEDERWLLVIELSGDMDDEASGMEQPLLLSWKKMHAAGEQGDTHEPLSAFGCPDLEEHPKLASVAMDMAVEARFMPANIMAAMVRADLSSLQL, encoded by the exons ATGGAAGCGCTCCGCAACGCGCTTCTCAGCGAGCTCGCCAGCAGAGCCGTATCCTTCCTGGTGTCCACGTGCGGGAGCAGGCTGATGCCGGTGCCGGCGACCGTCCGGAAGCGGGAGGAGGAGAGGCTGATGCACCGTCTGCGGCTCCTGCTCCTGAGGAGCGCCACGATCGTCGAGGAAGCCGAGGGCCGGCGCGTCACCAACCGTGGCGTGCTCCGGCAGCTCAGGGTCCTGAGCGACACGATGGTGAGAGGCCACTACGTCCTCGACACCGCCAGGTACGGCGCCGGCGGAGGAGACCGACGGCACGAGGACGGCAGCGAGGAGGTGGTTTCAGCGTTCGCCCCGTCCAGATTCACCCCAGCCAAGCGTGCCAGCTGTGAGTCGTCGTCGGAGACCACGGCCACGGCCGGCCCGGCACGCAGGAGGGACACCTCTCTCCAGCTGCAGCGGATGGTTCGCAGCCTGGAGGCCATCATCGCCGACGCCAAGGAGCTGGTGGTGCTCCCGGCAGCCTGCCCGCCCGTGTCGTTCCGCCAGCCTTACAGCGTCCATCTGTTCCTGGACAAGTGCATGTTTGGCCGACACGCGGAGAGGGACCAGGTTCTTGAATTCTTGCTGCAAGCTGAGCCGCCGGTGCTGGTGACTGCTGCAAACCCGGCGCCGGGCGTTCTTCCGATCGTCGGCCCCGCGTTCATCGGGAAGAGCACTCTTGTGGAGCATGTCTGCAACGACGATAGGGTGCGCAGCCATTTCTCCCTGATCCTGTTGCACGCTGCTGCCGGGAGTGCTGGCCTTGGAGGTGTCGGAACCATGGCCACCTTGAGGGACAACTGCGCGACCAAGCATCAGAGCAACACGGAGGACGAAAGATGGTTGCTTGTCATCGAGCTCTCAGGGGACATGGACGACGAGGCATCAGGCATGGAACAGCCTCTTCTACTCTCATGGAAGAAAATGCATGCCGCGGGGGAGCAAGGTGATACTCACGAGCCG CTGAGCGCGTTCGGGTGCCCTGATCTAGAGGAGCACCCGAAGCTGGCGTCGGTGGCCATGGACATGGCGGTCGAGGCGCGGTTCATGCCCGCCAACATCATGGCCGCCATGGTGAGAGCCGATCTCAGCAGCCTGCAGCTCTGA